CTGTTGAACAGAAAATGTGGGCGGATGCGGGACTGCAGCGCCTCAATGCGCGCCCCCAGCTCCGCCTGTTGCTGGTTGTGCAATTGCTGTTGCACATAGGCGTAGCGCAACACCACACCCGCGCAAATGGCGCCCACCAGCAGGTCCGCCAGCAGCGCCGCGAAATCGATCGAGGTCGCCGTCATATCCGCCATCCACCAGTGTTGGCCTCCCAGCACCAGCAGCAACACCGCGAGTACCGTGGAGTAACTCAGCGCCGCGGCAACGGTGTGTGACAGGCGCGCGAGGCTCGGGCGCAGGCGACAGAGGATGGCAGCAGAAGGCAGGATGGCCCACTGCACGGTGAGGGACACCAGCCCCAGACGCTGCCAGTTGAACGGATTGAGGCCATCGGTGGCGAGCACCAGCACCAGCGACAGCAGCTCGCCCATCAGAACCAGAGCGGCCACACCAGTCACGCCACACAGGTCGGGCAGGAAAGGGGCAGGACTGGAGGAAGAGTCAGATTGGCGCAGGCGCGCAGAATCTTTGCCTGCAGGGGCAATTTCGCGAATTTGCTGCGCTATAATGCCGGCCGCTTGCGCGGGCCTGGAAGATGTCATACCACGTTATCTTTATTCTGGACTCGCTTTCCAGACAGGGAAGATACCGCCATCTTCGGCCTACTTCCATATACCGTTTCCCAGTTTCATGAAACAGTTTCCTGAAAACAGACCAGAGGCAGCATGAGCAACGATAACTCCTCCACAAACAGTGCACAGAACCCGGCAGCGAAACTCTGGGGCGGTCGCTTCAGCGAAGCCACCGACGCCTTTGTGGAGCGCTTCACCGCCTCGGTAATGTTCGACCAGCGTATGGCGCTGGAAGACATTCAGGGGTCCCTGGCCCACGCGCAGATGCTGTCAGAAGTCGGGGTACTGACCGCGGACGAATTCAAGCAGATCGAAGGCGGCCTGAAAGACATCGCCGAAGAGATCAAGGCCGGCGCATTTCCCTGGTCGGTGGAGCTTGAAGATGTGCATATGAACATCGAATCGCGCCTGACCCAGCGCATTGGCGCCACCGGTAAAAAGCTGCACACCGGCCGCTCCCGCAACGACCAGGTAGCGACGGACATACGCCTGTGGTTGCGCAACCGTATCGATCAGATCGCCTCCGAACTGACCCGCCTGCAGACCGGGCTGGTGGATCTCGCGGAACAGAACGCCGACACCATCATGCCCGGCTTCACCCACTTGCAGTCCGCGCAGCCGGTCACCTTCGGCCACCACCTGCTGGCGTGGAACGAGATGCTGACCCGCGACTACGAGCGCCTTATGGATTGCCGCAAGCGCGTCAACCGCTCGCCGCTCGGCGCCGCCGCCCTCGCCGGCACCAGCTACCCGATCAACCGCGCGCGTACCGCCGAGCTGCTGGGCTTCGACGCCCCCACCGAAAACTCCCTGGACTCGGTCAGCGACCGTGACTTCGCCATCGAATTCTGCGCTTTCGCGGCGCTGCTGCTGACCCACCTGTCGCGCGCCAGTGAAGAGCTGGTACTGTGGACCTCCAGCCAGTTCAACTTTATCGACCTGCCCGACCGCTTCTGCACCGGCTCCTCGATCATGCCGCAGAAGAAAAACCCGGATGTACCGGAACTGGTGCGCGGCAAAACCGGCCGCGTCAACGGCCACCTGATCGCCCTGCTGACCCTGATGAAAAGTCAGCCGCTGGCGTATAACAAAGACAACCAGGAAGACAAGGAACCACTGTTCGACGCCGCCGACACCGCACTGGATTGCCTGCGCGCCTTCGCGGATATGGCGCCGGCGCTCAAGCCGAAGAAGGAAAACATGTACGCCGCTGCCGGCAAGGGCTTCTCCACCGCCACCGACCTGGCGGACTATCTGGTGCGCAAGGGCGTGGCCTTCCGCGATGCCCACGAAATCGTTGGGCAGTCCGTGGCTTTTGCTATCGAAAAGGACTGTGATCTCGCCGACCTGAGTCTCGCGGAGCTGCAGAAATTCTCCGAGGTGATCGGCGAAGACGTATTCGAGGTGCTGACCCTGGAAGGTTCCGTCGCCGCCCGCGACCATATCGGTGGCACTGCGCCAAACCAAGTGCGCGCCGCCTGCGCCCGGGCGCGCACTTTAATATCCGCCCGTTGATTCCCGGGAGCGCGGAGCTCCAGCTCCGCGTGCGGGCCGCGAGGCCCGCATCTCCACCCCCTGCCACATTTCGCCACAATTCATCCCGTCCACAGCCACCATTCGGAATCTGTGACCCGCTAGACTCATCCAACCTCACAGGGAGAGTCCCCCATGCGTAAATACGTGCTGCTCGGCACTGCCGCCTTCGCGATCGCCGTCTACCTCACCAACGCCTCCTGGCTGGCGGAGAAGCGCCCGGGCAAACCCACATTGATCGCCCACCGCGGCGTCTACCAGACCTACAACCGGGAAAACCTCGGCCGCGACGACTGCACCGCAATTCGCGTGTATCAGCCGCAGCACCAGTATCTCGAAAATACCCTCGCCTCCATGCAGGCGGCGTTCGACGCCGGTGCGGATATCGTTGAACTCGATGTGCACTCCACTACCGACGGTGAGTTTGCGGTGTTCCACGACTGGACCCTGGACTGCCGCACCGAGGGCAGCGGGGTCACCCGCGAGCATGCGATGAGCTACCTGAAGACCCTGGATATCGGCTACGGCTATACCGCGGACGGCGGCCAGACGTTTCCGTTCCGCGGCAAAGGAGTGGGGCTGATGCCGACGCTGGAAGAGGTTTACCGGAACTTTCCAGGCAAAAACTTTCTGATCAACATCAAAGGCGGCCACGTGAAAGAAGCGAAGAAACTGGACCGTTATTTGCGCGAACGAGAGTTACTAAGCGGTCCACTGATGGCCTACGGCAATGAGAAAACGCGGGTCACATTGCGCGAGCTGCGCCCCGATGCCTGGCTGTTCAGCCGCGACAGCGTCAAACAATGCACCTATCGCTACCTGATACTGGGCTGGAGCGGCTATGTGCCTGAGGCCTGTCGCAACGGTGCGGTAATTGCGCCGAATACCTGGCACTGGGCGCTGTGGGGATGGCCGGACCGGTTTATCCAGCGCATGGAAGATGCTGGCAGTATGGTGATGGTGCTGGACTTCAGGGCCCGCAGCCCCGGCGGTATGCACGGGATCTACAAGCCGGAACAGATCGACTTCCTGCCGGCCGACTACCGCGGGGCGCTCTGGGTGGAAAAGATCGAAACAGTCGGACCTTACGCGAATACAAAATTCACCAGTGAGGCGACAGAATCGCTGTGACCGGTATTCCGGATAGCTCGCTGTCAGCTCTCCGACGGGGAAAAGCGCTTATCCAGCCAACTGCTCATCAGATTGAGGGCCCTGGGAGAAATAGTTTCCTGTATCAGACCGTATTCAGAGACGGCTCCGGTTTCCGCGCTCTGCAACAGGTGATTCAGGCCTTTGAGCTCGACAACTTCGAAATCCCGATGCTGGCTTTGTTGCAGCGCCGTGCGGATTCCGGCGAGGTTCTGCGGCGCAGAAACCTGGATATCCAGACTACCGTTGAAGGCCAGCACCGGTATCTTCAGCGCACGGATATACGGCTGGGGATCAAATTGCAGAAAATACCGGAACCAGGGCGATGCATAGGTCTCAGCCAATGCAGCAACCTGCCCATCAATATCACCCGCATTGACGACTCCGGTTGCGCGAGAAATTTCCCGCAGCATATCGAGGGTTTCTGCCGTCAGGCTTTCGCCAGCCGGCAATTGGTTAATCTGCTCAAACACGGACCGGTCGAGCCCGCGTATCTTTTCAAGGCTCTGCTGCTGCACGCCAAGAGAGCGGAAAATATTCGCCCGCTGTTCGATATACAAATCGACGATATCAACCCCGGGGGCGGCCATCATGATCACAAACGCGAGATCCTTGCGCTGACTCGCCACCATCGGCGCGATCATTCCGCCTTCACTGTGACCGATCAGGCCGATCGCCCGCGAAGGTATATCTTTGCGGCCCTGCAGGTAGTCCACCGCGGCACTGATATCCCCAGCAAAATCCTCTGAGGTCGCGGTAGCGAAAGTACCCGTAGA
This is a stretch of genomic DNA from Microbulbifer bruguierae. It encodes these proteins:
- the argH gene encoding argininosuccinate lyase translates to MSNDNSSTNSAQNPAAKLWGGRFSEATDAFVERFTASVMFDQRMALEDIQGSLAHAQMLSEVGVLTADEFKQIEGGLKDIAEEIKAGAFPWSVELEDVHMNIESRLTQRIGATGKKLHTGRSRNDQVATDIRLWLRNRIDQIASELTRLQTGLVDLAEQNADTIMPGFTHLQSAQPVTFGHHLLAWNEMLTRDYERLMDCRKRVNRSPLGAAALAGTSYPINRARTAELLGFDAPTENSLDSVSDRDFAIEFCAFAALLLTHLSRASEELVLWTSSQFNFIDLPDRFCTGSSIMPQKKNPDVPELVRGKTGRVNGHLIALLTLMKSQPLAYNKDNQEDKEPLFDAADTALDCLRAFADMAPALKPKKENMYAAAGKGFSTATDLADYLVRKGVAFRDAHEIVGQSVAFAIEKDCDLADLSLAELQKFSEVIGEDVFEVLTLEGSVAARDHIGGTAPNQVRAACARARTLISAR
- a CDS encoding glycerophosphodiester phosphodiesterase family protein, producing the protein MRKYVLLGTAAFAIAVYLTNASWLAEKRPGKPTLIAHRGVYQTYNRENLGRDDCTAIRVYQPQHQYLENTLASMQAAFDAGADIVELDVHSTTDGEFAVFHDWTLDCRTEGSGVTREHAMSYLKTLDIGYGYTADGGQTFPFRGKGVGLMPTLEEVYRNFPGKNFLINIKGGHVKEAKKLDRYLRERELLSGPLMAYGNEKTRVTLRELRPDAWLFSRDSVKQCTYRYLILGWSGYVPEACRNGAVIAPNTWHWALWGWPDRFIQRMEDAGSMVMVLDFRARSPGGMHGIYKPEQIDFLPADYRGALWVEKIETVGPYANTKFTSEATESL
- a CDS encoding alpha/beta hydrolase family protein, with the protein product MKKQNWIANLKLLFGGMLLSLCSLVAHAAEIAGDWSGTLVVNPAVKLPLVIHLQDKESLWQGSLDSPAQGAFAIPMSRVQVDGKNLAFEIASLNASYRGTFDPQSGKIRGAFTQGQPFELEFSRAVESSGPVRPQTPVAPFPYVVEEVQLSHPAAGIRLAGTLTRPAGHIKAAAILITGSGPQDRDETIAGHKPFAVIADHLSRAGFAVLRLDDRGVGKSTGTFATATSEDFAGDISAAVDYLQGRKDIPSRAIGLIGHSEGGMIAPMVASQRKDLAFVIMMAAPGVDIVDLYIEQRANIFRSLGVQQQSLEKIRGLDRSVFEQINQLPAGESLTAETLDMLREISRATGVVNAGDIDGQVAALAETYASPWFRYFLQFDPQPYIRALKIPVLAFNGSLDIQVSAPQNLAGIRTALQQSQHRDFEVVELKGLNHLLQSAETGAVSEYGLIQETISPRALNLMSSWLDKRFSPSES